One window of Melioribacteraceae bacterium 4301-Me genomic DNA carries:
- a CDS encoding Trm112 family protein yields MISKELLEAICCVESGADLIVDGDYLVSTDINTRRRYRIENGIPILLIEQSEKLDLETWKNIMKKHGKTFND; encoded by the coding sequence ATGATAAGTAAAGAATTACTCGAAGCTATATGTTGTGTGGAATCGGGTGCTGACCTGATTGTTGATGGCGACTATCTTGTCTCTACCGATATAAACACCAGAAGAAGGTATAGAATTGAAAATGGTATACCCATCTTACTCATCGAACAATCAGAAAAACTTGATTTGGAAACCTGGAAAAATATTATGAAAAAGCATGGTAAAACTTTTAATGATTGA